The Campylobacter concisus sequence AAAGCGATTTAACGCTTTCAAAAACATCTTTGCCATTTAGCATATTTTCTACCTCGCTAGCAATCGGCACATATATGCCCCTCTCTTTAGCGATCTTGCTAATAGCTCTTGCGGTATCGACACCCTCGGCCACTTCGCCAAGCTCATTTAAAATTTTTTCTAATCTCTCGTGCCTTGCGATGCCAAGACCTACGCGGTAGTTGCGTGAAAGTATCGATGAAGCGGTTAAGAAAAGATCTCCTGCACCGCTTAGCCCCATAAATGTCTCATCTTTTGCGCCAAAAAATTTGCCAAATCTAGCCATCTCAACAAGCCCACGTGAAATGAGACTTGCTCTTGCGTTGTTACCAAGGCCAAGGCCGTCACAGATGCCGCCAGCTATGGCGATCACGTTTTTATACGCCCCACACACTTCAGCGCCGATCACGTCATCTGAGGTGTAGGCTTTCATGTAGCTTGGGAAAAATGAGGCAAATTTTAAAGCTAAATTTTCATTTTTAGAATTTACCACCAGGGCACAAGGAAGCTTCTGCATGATCTCTTTTGCAAAGGTCGGTCCTGAGAGAAA is a genomic window containing:
- a CDS encoding NAD(P)H-dependent glycerol-3-phosphate dehydrogenase; its protein translation is MSIAVIGAGKWGSALFHAFSENNECVISSRTPREMPNFVNLEEALWCEYLVCTIPTQATNLWLKQNYKNKGQKILVASKGIDTASLKFLNEIYEDFVDRENLAFLSGPTFAKEIMQKLPCALVVNSKNENLALKFASFFPSYMKAYTSDDVIGAEVCGAYKNVIAIAGGICDGLGLGNNARASLISRGLVEMARFGKFFGAKDETFMGLSGAGDLFLTASSILSRNYRVGLGIARHERLEKILNELGEVAEGVDTARAISKIAKERGIYVPIASEVENMLNGKDVFESVKSLLGRR